In one window of Eleutherodactylus coqui strain aEleCoq1 chromosome 10, aEleCoq1.hap1, whole genome shotgun sequence DNA:
- the LOC136580184 gene encoding uncharacterized protein, which yields MSAGVEDLLAKFQAEALVRCEDWMRDTMAEALEDEGATGDTEDAQPYAKRVRSLEHRSPSPVPRTRCSVSSPDRDPPGAATGQCPASEGLKPGKNPFSSVDDLLDVNNTVNNEDLQTSFDTTFTRSFHPDCDMRSLINVAHCEDEESSNSSDSSSEWAATAPDNDITSVEDLLAKVRAEALVRGLDCLQDTVVEILKDKGTAANTEDTQPCTKRVRLLEHRSPSPVPRTRCRVRKPNRDPRKAVPRQCPASEGLHSGRKLLRLDSDLQDAVNKAHDKDSQTLSYATLQCVADSGPSSTVAATVSALDDESSVDHSGQDYISPLADSRPGQELSAQLPDNGSSGRVPIPSHANRTVEVSDAIRMERSTQSCSAAASLDQQHATIPVSLPAPGLRPCSVWILGNAFITSVLRRASKLPDGRQLGFPRSKAVIRWLEHKHLPWVDVIPTVLRYANKYGPPDILVVHAGESDLISKTTKILTQYIQGDLLSLRSMFPGAVVVWSHMVCIRKTPAENSQKKLDRACIKINNAVSMYLEGSGIMCINHSRLFGESSDFFGGTDDTLTAAGKDVCRIDIQEGIEKALQLWQQSHALVHSLMLLSNFYH from the exons ATGTCTGCAGGCGTGGAAGATCTGCTTGCAAAGTTCCAGGCAGAAGCTCTGGTGAGATGTGAAGACTGGATGCGAGACACCATGGCAGAAGCCCTTGAAGATGAAGGAGCAACAGGTGACACCGAGGATGCCCAGCCATATGCTAAGAGGGTTAGATCTCTTGAGCACAGGAGCCCGTCTCCAGTGCCCAGAACACGGTGCAGCGTAAGCAGCCCCGACAGGGACCCTCCAGGAGCAGCCACTGGGCAGTGCCCGGCGTCAGAAGGGCTTAAACCTGGGAAGAATCCATTCAGCTCAGTTGATGATTTGCTAGATGTTAATAACACGGTTAATAATGAAGATTTACAGACTTCGTTTGATACAACTTTTACAAGGAGTTTTCATCCAGACTGTGATATGAGAAGTCTTATAAACGTGGCCCATTGTGAAGATGAAGAATCCTCAAACTCATCTGATAGCTCATCCGAATGGGCAGCAACTGCCCCAGATAATGATATCACCTCTGTAGAAGATCTGCTTGCCAAGGTCCGGGCAGAAGCTCTGGTGAGAGGTCTAGACTGTCTACAAGACACAGTGGTAGAAATCCTTAAAGATAAAGGAACAGCAGCTAATACCGAGGATACTCAGCCATGTACTAAGAGAGTTAGGCTTCTTGAGCACAGGAGCCCATCTCCAGTGCCCAGAACTCGGTGCAGAGTAAGAAAACCCAACAGGGACCCTCGAAAAGCAGTCCCTAGGCAGTGCCCGGCCTCAGAGGGGCTTCATTCTGGGAGGAAGCTCTTAAGATTAGACTCTGATTTGCAAGATGCTGTTAACAAGGCCCACGATAAAGATTCACAGACTTTGTCTTATGCGACTTTGCAGTGTGTCGCAGACAGTGGACCAAGTAGTACTGTGGCTGCTACTGTATCCGCGTTGGATGATGAGTCCAGTGTTGACCACAGTGGGCAGGACTACATTAGTCCACTAGCGGACTCTCGGCCAGGCCAGGAGTTATCAGCTCAACTCCCTGATAATGGTAGCAGTGGCAGGGTTCCGATTCCGTCCCACGCCAATCGCACGGTTGAGGTGTCTGATGCAATACGTATGGAAAGGTCGACTCAAAGCTGTTCGGCTGCAGCAAGCTTAGATCAGCAGCATGCAACAATACCGGTTAGTCTTCCTGCGCCAG GTCTCCGACCCTGTTCGGTGTGGATTCTTGGAAACGCTTTTATTACTTCAGTATTGAGAAGAGCGTCGAAGCTGCCAGATGGACGTCAGTTGGGGTTTCCGCGTTCAAAGGCCGTCATTCGCTGGCTGGAACATAAACATCTTCCTTGGGTTGATGTTATACCTACAGTTTTACGTTATGCAAACAAATACGGACCCCCTGATATACTGGTTGTGCATGCTGGGGAAAGCGATCTCATTTCTAAAACGACAAAGATACTGACTCAATATATACAGGGTGATCTATTGAGTTTGAGGTCTATGTTTCCAGGAGCGGTTGTTGTATGGTCGCACATGGTGTGCATACGTAAAACGCCAGCTGAAAATTCGCAGAAAAAACTTGACCGGGCCTGCATTAAGATCAACAACGCTGTTTCAATGTATCTTGAAGGTAGTGGTATAATGTGCATTAACCACAGTAGACTGTTCGGTGAATCATCTGACTTCTTTGGTGGCACTGATGACACCCTTACGGCAGCAGGTAAGGACGTATGCCGCATTGACATTCAGGAAGGGATTGAAAAAGCACTTCAACTTTGGCAGCAATCACATGCTCTAGTGCATAGCCTTATGCTGCTAAGCAATTTTTATCATTGA